A single genomic interval of Campylobacter concisus harbors:
- a CDS encoding NFACT RNA binding domain-containing protein → MKYAHLVQIASYLSNFTKINQAKRINDMAILIEFNGEKIIFDLNKSNSAIYKDGELKEAKIYQAPFDNVLKKRFNASHIKSVECLKDNRILKFICTQSGSYKSENFILYLEFTGRFTNAVITDENNVIIEALRHIDNSYRKIETGEVLKQLPAIAIKEKPCEPITDFEAFFRSEAARVNESRIAGLKEAKLASVQKKIDSMSEILNSLEDKDELMRKSEEAANLGSLLLANLGNFKGYEREICLKDFDGNEIKLTLSDTPKNSANEFYARSKKFRAKAIGVDIEKRNLKEKIEFFEGLKSLLKEATSLYELEILSPKNKAKQRERHVKDVSENAEIFYVREFKILVGRNEKGNINLLDLAKKDDIWLHLKDNPSAHVIIKTNKSRVPEDVLEMAAKFCVEFSVKGAGRYEVDYTKRENLKRENGANVTYTNYKTIIINKG, encoded by the coding sequence ATGAAGTACGCACATTTAGTTCAAATAGCAAGTTATTTATCAAATTTTACAAAGATAAACCAAGCAAAACGCATTAATGATATGGCTATTTTGATCGAATTTAATGGCGAGAAGATCATCTTTGATCTAAACAAATCAAACTCTGCTATCTACAAAGATGGCGAGCTAAAAGAAGCAAAAATTTATCAAGCGCCTTTTGATAATGTGCTAAAAAAGCGCTTTAACGCCTCGCATATAAAAAGCGTTGAGTGCTTAAAAGATAATAGAATTTTAAAATTTATCTGCACGCAAAGTGGCTCATATAAAAGTGAAAATTTTATCCTCTATCTTGAATTTACTGGGCGCTTTACAAATGCTGTGATAACTGATGAAAATAACGTAATCATCGAAGCGTTAAGACACATCGATAATAGCTACCGCAAAATAGAAACCGGCGAAGTTTTAAAGCAGCTTCCAGCCATCGCTATCAAAGAAAAACCGTGCGAGCCCATAACTGACTTTGAGGCGTTTTTTAGAAGTGAAGCGGCCAGAGTAAATGAGTCCAGGATAGCTGGCTTAAAAGAGGCGAAGCTTGCAAGCGTACAAAAAAAGATAGATAGCATGAGCGAAATTTTAAACTCACTTGAAGACAAAGATGAGCTAATGAGAAAGAGTGAAGAAGCTGCAAATTTAGGATCGCTTTTGCTTGCAAATCTGGGAAATTTTAAGGGCTACGAGAGGGAAATTTGTCTGAAGGATTTTGATGGCAATGAGATAAAACTAACTCTTAGCGATACACCAAAAAATAGTGCAAATGAGTTTTACGCAAGATCAAAAAAATTTCGTGCAAAAGCCATTGGTGTAGATATAGAAAAAAGAAATTTAAAAGAAAAAATCGAGTTTTTTGAAGGATTAAAGTCTCTTTTAAAAGAAGCGACCAGTCTTTATGAGCTTGAAATTTTAAGCCCAAAAAACAAGGCAAAACAAAGAGAACGCCACGTAAAAGATGTGAGTGAAAATGCTGAAATTTTTTACGTTAGAGAATTTAAAATACTAGTTGGTAGAAACGAAAAAGGCAATATAAATTTGCTTGATCTTGCCAAAAAAGACGATATATGGTTACATCTAAAGGATAACCCAAGCGCCCATGTCATCATCAAGACAAACAAGAGTAGGGTGCCTGAAGATGTGCTAGAAATGGCAGCTAAATTCTGCGTAGAATTTAGTGTAAAGGGAGCTGGCAGATACGAGGTAGACTACACTAAGCGTGAAAATTTAAAACGTGAAAATGGCGCAAATGTCACTTATACGAACTATAAAACTATCATCATAAATAAAGGCTAA